A genomic stretch from Telopea speciosissima isolate NSW1024214 ecotype Mountain lineage chromosome 7, Tspe_v1, whole genome shotgun sequence includes:
- the LOC122667337 gene encoding probable LRR receptor-like serine/threonine-protein kinase At3g47570 gives MIGMGSFGSMYKRVLNHGKTVVAIKVFNIRQRGASKSFKVECDSLRNIRHRNLVKILTSCSSIDFEDNDFKALVYEFMPGGSLERWLHPNENGIQDEQRHLNIVQRLNIAIDVATALDYLHHHCHMQIIHCDLKPSNIILDGDLTTHLGDFGISRILSKATNRSQNHTSLIGLKGSIGYIAPEYGAGANVSTHGDVYSYGILLLEMFIGKRPTHEMFKDNFNLHCWTEMVLRDRVMTVVDPSLLSMEKDEENEATTATNITGSLRCMKDRVQECLNSVIRIGVACSTESPWDRMETNDVVKKLHMIRNIYLGICTHQGR, from the exons atGATTGGAATGGGGAGTTTTGGTTCTATGTACAAAAGAGTTCTCAATCATGGGAAAACTGTTGTTGCGATAAAGGTGTTTAACATTAGACAAAGAGGTGCTTCCAAGAGTTTCAAGGTTGAATGTGATTCCCTTAGAAACATCCGTCATCGTAATCTTGTAAAAATCTTAACATCTTGCTCAAGTATAGATTTCGAAGATAATGATTTCAAGGCTTTAGTATATGAGTTCATGCCCGGTGGGAGTTTGGAGAGGTGGTTGCATCCAAATGAAAATGGCATACAAGATGAACAAAGGCATTTAAACATTGTTCAAAGATTGAATATTGCCATTGATGTGGCAACAGCATTGGATTATCTTCATCACCATTGTCATATGCAGATTATTCATTGTGATCTAAAACCAAGCAATATTATTCTTGATGGTGATTTGACTACACATTTGGGTGATTTCGGGATATCAAGAATTCTTTCAAAAGCCACAAATAGATCTCAAAATCACACGAGTTTAATCGGATTAAAGGGGTCTATTGGATACATTGCACCAG AGTATGGTGCAGGTGCTAATGTTTCAACACATGGTGATGTCTATAGTTATGGGATTCTATTGTTAGAAATGTTCATAGGGAAACGGCCTACTCATGAAATGTTCAAAGATAACTTTAATCTTCATTGTTGGACTGAGATGGTTTTGCGTGATAGAGTGATGACTGTCGTCGACCCATCACTTCTCTCAAtggaaaaagatgaagaaaatgaagcaaCAACTGCAACCAACATCACTGGAAGTTTAAGATGCATGAAAGATAGAGTACAAGAGTGCCTTAATTCAGTTATTAGAATTGGAGTTGCATGTTCAACTGAATCACCATGGGATCGAATGGAAACAAATGATGTGGTCAAAAAGCTACATATGATTAGGAACATTTATCTTGGAATTTGCACTCACCAAGGAAGATGA